Genomic segment of Mustela nigripes isolate SB6536 unplaced genomic scaffold, MUSNIG.SB6536 HiC_scaffold_14879, whole genome shotgun sequence:
GGCAGTGAGAGCGTGCAGTCCAACGCGCAGAAGATCATCCCGCCGCTGTTCAGCTACCGCCTTGCCCAGCAGCAGCTCAAGGAGATGAAGAAGAAGGGCTTGACAGAAACCACCAAGGTGTACCACGTGTCTCAGAGTCCCCTGACCGACACGGCCATCGACGCGGCCACCGGCCCCCCTTTGGACCTAGAGGGCCCCGAGGAGGCCGCGGCCAACAAGTTCCGGCTCAAATCCCCGTTTGTGGAGCAGCAGGCGGCGGCCAGGCCCCCCTCCAGGCTGGACCTCCCGGTCTGTGCCGCCAGCTGCGCGGTCAGCCCCAGCCAGACCGTGATCCGCAAGTCGGCCTTGAGGCACGCGGGCGGCAGAGGGGTGCTGCCCGAGAGGAGCCACCCCAGGGGCTCCCACTTCAGGAGGACCGCGAGCTTCCACGAAGCCAGGCAGGCCCGGCCGTTCCGGGAGCGGAGCATGTCCACCCTGACCCCCCGGCAGGCCCCGGCCTACGGTTCCAGGACGCGGACCTGGGACCAGGCGGAGGAGCGATCTCGGCCTCAGAGTCGAGGAGCTGCCCCGTCCCCTGAGAAACCGGACCATTTCCACGGGGCAGGTGCAACCAGAAGTCCATTAAGTCCTCCCCCTAAATCCTACAGCCTGGGGCAGCCCGCGAGGAAACCAGACCTGGGGGATTGCCAGGCAGGATTGACGGCCAGCGGTGAGAGAACGGAGCCGCACAGAGCCCGGAGGGGCCCGTCCCCCAGTCACAGGAGTGTCTCGAGGAAGCAGCCTTCTCCCACGGCCCCCAAAGAGAGCTACCAGAGGGTGAGCCCTCTGAGCCCTTCTCAGTGTAGGAAAGACAAGTGTCAGAGCTTCCCAGCCCAGCCTGAGTTCGCCTTCTATGACAATACGTCATTCGGCCTTACCGAGGCAGAGCAGAGGATGCTGGACCTCCCGGG
This window contains:
- the LOC132009339 gene encoding thrombospondin type-1 domain-containing protein 1-like, with translation SESVQSNAQKIIPPLFSYRLAQQQLKEMKKKGLTETTKVYHVSQSPLTDTAIDAATGPPLDLEGPEEAAANKFRLKSPFVEQQAAARPPSRLDLPVCAASCAVSPSQTVIRKSALRHAGGRGVLPERSHPRGSHFRRTASFHEARQARPFRERSMSTLTPRQAPAYGSRTRTWDQAEERSRPQSRGAAPSPEKPDHFHGAGATRSPLSPPPKSYSLGQPARKPDLGDCQAGLTASGERTEPHRARRGPSPSHRSVSRKQPSPTAPKESYQRVSPLSPSQCRKDKCQSFPAQPEFAFYDNTSFGLTEAEQRMLDLPGYFGSNEEDETTSTLSVEKLVI